Proteins co-encoded in one Acidithiobacillus caldus ATCC 51756 genomic window:
- a CDS encoding endonuclease MutS2, with translation MIQATERSPDPARTTWVMLDGPAVLESWTQRCAHEYGRRDAAGRQPWASLAEVRERLHWSHCLQERDRQGFSAPASPLPDVVSLLQLAQRPGALLSGKELLQILRIVEEQGRYADYLQAVSDDLQHWAATVGPDATLLQTLARTLDADGVLLDGASPELGRLRQESRRARDALQQQLNATLRNPRWRDFWQDPVVVQRSGRFLLPLKVQYKGRFRAIIHDRSASGGTLFVEPLDAVDANNRLWEVERALQEEQERILKELTWRVGRAADAIRAALLLMGRIEATRAGLELAAAWNGELLPVMGQPQFDLRDLRHPLLALRHPEAVVGNALALGQDHRQLVITGPNAGGKTALLKALGLCHLLAYLGLPVPARGQLGYFTQILAVIGDAQDIQADLSTFSAQLERLRRVLLQADAHSLLLLDELGNGTDPREGAALARAIGSELLERGALAVLTSHMEALKRYALERPEIVLGGMGFDVQALRPTYRLQLGMGGASHGLAIARRLGLPAAVLDRAEAIHASEQEDWELWEARRESLLQEAQRERQEAEALRAEAERLQARWRKEQELATAARERAAAEARHQWETILAQARAEVRAAIAALKAGRDTAAATARLDALDERLRPAATQAPARLPTAGDRGLFLPLRQAVEVLRVDGAGQKLQIEIRGKQLWVPLEQFQLDPGATLAEERGGSHYRSPESHPWRLDLRGQRRDVARVALERHVDGAIAAGRQQVEVLHGTGNGVLAEMVREFAQSDARVLAWRMARPEQGGGGVSELDLR, from the coding sequence ATGATCCAGGCGACGGAGCGGTCGCCCGATCCGGCTCGGACGACCTGGGTTATGCTCGATGGCCCGGCAGTACTCGAGTCCTGGACCCAACGCTGTGCCCACGAATACGGTCGACGCGACGCTGCAGGAAGGCAGCCTTGGGCAAGCCTTGCTGAGGTGCGCGAGCGACTGCACTGGAGCCATTGCCTCCAGGAACGCGATCGCCAGGGCTTCAGTGCGCCGGCGAGCCCTCTCCCGGATGTCGTATCCCTGCTGCAATTGGCGCAGCGGCCCGGGGCTCTGCTCTCGGGCAAGGAGCTGCTGCAGATCCTGCGCATCGTCGAGGAGCAAGGCCGTTACGCCGACTATCTTCAGGCGGTGTCCGACGATCTGCAGCATTGGGCAGCCACGGTGGGGCCCGACGCGACTCTGCTCCAGACCTTGGCGCGCACTCTGGATGCCGATGGCGTGCTGCTGGATGGTGCGAGTCCGGAGCTTGGACGCTTGCGTCAGGAGTCGCGACGGGCACGGGATGCGTTGCAGCAACAACTGAACGCCACCCTGCGCAATCCGCGCTGGCGGGATTTCTGGCAGGATCCCGTGGTGGTCCAGCGCAGTGGTCGTTTTTTGCTGCCGCTGAAGGTCCAGTACAAGGGGCGTTTTCGTGCCATCATTCACGACCGCTCTGCCAGCGGTGGCACCCTCTTCGTCGAACCGCTGGATGCCGTGGACGCCAACAATCGCCTCTGGGAGGTGGAGCGCGCGCTCCAGGAGGAACAGGAGCGAATCCTAAAGGAGCTAACCTGGCGCGTGGGTCGGGCCGCCGATGCCATCCGTGCCGCCTTGCTCCTCATGGGCCGGATCGAAGCCACGCGGGCGGGTCTGGAGCTCGCGGCCGCCTGGAACGGTGAATTGCTGCCGGTGATGGGGCAGCCGCAATTCGATCTGCGCGACCTGCGCCATCCGCTGTTGGCCCTGCGTCATCCCGAGGCCGTCGTCGGCAATGCCCTGGCCCTTGGACAGGATCATCGCCAGTTGGTCATCACCGGCCCCAACGCCGGCGGCAAGACGGCACTGCTGAAGGCCCTGGGACTCTGCCACCTGCTGGCCTACCTCGGCCTGCCGGTGCCGGCCCGGGGGCAGTTAGGGTATTTTACCCAGATTCTCGCCGTGATTGGCGATGCCCAGGACATCCAGGCCGATCTCTCCACCTTCTCGGCCCAGCTGGAGCGCCTGCGCCGGGTGCTGCTGCAGGCGGATGCACACAGCTTGTTACTGCTGGACGAACTGGGCAACGGTACGGACCCGCGCGAAGGGGCGGCCCTTGCCCGGGCCATCGGCAGCGAACTGTTGGAACGTGGTGCCCTTGCCGTCCTGACCAGTCACATGGAGGCCCTCAAGCGCTACGCCCTGGAGCGTCCGGAAATCGTTCTCGGGGGGATGGGCTTTGACGTGCAGGCCTTGCGCCCGACCTACCGCTTGCAGCTGGGCATGGGCGGCGCGAGCCATGGCCTGGCCATCGCCCGCCGCCTGGGTCTACCCGCCGCCGTGCTGGATCGCGCCGAGGCCATTCATGCCAGTGAACAGGAGGACTGGGAGCTCTGGGAAGCCCGTCGCGAAAGCTTGCTGCAGGAGGCCCAGCGCGAACGACAAGAAGCCGAAGCGCTGCGCGCTGAGGCGGAACGGCTACAAGCGCGCTGGCGTAAGGAACAGGAGCTGGCCACCGCAGCCCGGGAGCGGGCGGCCGCCGAGGCGCGTCACCAGTGGGAGACCATACTCGCCCAGGCGCGGGCCGAGGTGCGTGCGGCCATTGCGGCACTCAAGGCGGGACGGGATACCGCGGCGGCCACGGCCCGCCTCGACGCTCTGGATGAACGGCTGCGGCCGGCGGCGACCCAGGCGCCCGCACGGCTGCCGACAGCGGGGGATCGCGGCCTCTTTCTGCCCCTGCGTCAGGCCGTCGAGGTGCTGCGTGTGGATGGAGCGGGGCAGAAGCTGCAGATCGAAATTCGCGGCAAGCAGTTGTGGGTTCCGCTGGAGCAGTTTCAGCTGGATCCGGGCGCGACGCTGGCAGAGGAGCGGGGCGGCAGCCACTATCGCTCCCCCGAGTCGCACCCCTGGCGTCTGGACCTGCGCGGGCAGCGCCGAGACGTGGCTCGCGTGGCCCTGGAGCGCCATGTGGATGGTGCCATCGCCGCCGGGCGGCAACAGGTGGAGGTGCTGCACGGCACGGGCAACGGCGTTCTGGCCGAGATGGTACGGGAGTTTGCCCAGAGCGACGCGCGCGTGCTCGCCTGGCGGATGGCGCGCCCGG
- a CDS encoding GatB/YqeY domain-containing protein produces MPLREQIQEDLKNAMRARDSERLVTIRMLMAAIKQREVDERQEMTDADILGIVDKLIKQRKDSAQQFRDGGRPDLADKEEREIEILQVFLPAPLTPEEIDGAIRAAIAETGAAGPKDMGKVLTLLRPQMQGRADMAQVADRVKALLTP; encoded by the coding sequence ATGCCTCTGCGTGAGCAGATTCAAGAAGACCTGAAAAACGCCATGCGCGCGCGCGACAGCGAGCGTTTGGTGACCATCCGAATGCTCATGGCCGCCATCAAGCAACGCGAGGTAGACGAACGCCAGGAGATGACGGATGCCGATATTCTCGGCATCGTCGACAAACTCATCAAGCAGCGGAAGGATTCGGCGCAGCAGTTCCGCGACGGTGGTCGCCCGGACCTTGCGGACAAGGAGGAGCGCGAGATCGAGATCCTTCAGGTTTTCCTCCCGGCTCCCCTCACGCCTGAGGAGATCGACGGTGCGATTCGCGCGGCCATTGCCGAGACGGGTGCTGCCGGCCCCAAGGATATGGGCAAGGTTCTGACGCTGTTGCGGCCGCAGATGCAGGGTCGGGCCGACATGGCGCAGGTCGCCGATCGAGTCAAGGCGCTGCTTACCCCCTGA
- the rpsU gene encoding 30S ribosomal protein S21: MPTIRVKENEPFEVALRRFKRSCEKAGVLTEVRRREFYEKPTEERKRKAAAARKRALKRMRRQQLRLVRMY, translated from the coding sequence ATGCCAACCATTCGCGTCAAAGAGAATGAACCTTTTGAAGTTGCCCTGCGTCGTTTCAAGCGCTCCTGCGAGAAGGCCGGCGTGCTCACGGAGGTCCGGCGGCGGGAGTTTTACGAAAAGCCGACGGAAGAGCGCAAGCGCAAGGCCGCGGCGGCCCGTAAGCGCGCCCTGAAGCGGATGCGGCGGCAGCAGTTGCGTCTGGTGCGGATGTACTGA
- a CDS encoding sigma-70 family RNA polymerase sigma factor, with the protein MPARAKAKPQRLPKILPHAQEPDIPADLLPLQESGPFLSPEQESAVIAQIRSGDEAARATLVSAHMPLVRAIARSYRNKGLSQEDLVQEGYMGLMRAMDRFQEGLGTRFSSYATWWIREAMQRALIRARFIRLPDYLAKSLHALQQKSLDEVDGHDAQRAQRREALGVRDSTMRALDFADVRVCSLDEEMADGPSRIEQVVGNVASPAQDYDRDASVRALREHLKLLNEKQREVMIYRFGLHGDAPMTLEAIAERLGVSREAVRQLQVRALLRLRQALSESGWEG; encoded by the coding sequence ATGCCTGCCCGTGCCAAAGCGAAACCCCAACGTCTGCCGAAAATCTTGCCGCATGCCCAGGAACCGGACATACCCGCCGATCTGCTTCCACTCCAGGAAAGTGGTCCTTTTCTCAGTCCGGAGCAGGAATCTGCGGTCATCGCCCAGATCCGCAGTGGTGACGAGGCTGCACGCGCCACGCTCGTTTCGGCCCACATGCCGCTGGTCCGCGCCATTGCCCGTTCCTACCGCAACAAGGGGCTCAGTCAGGAAGACCTGGTTCAGGAGGGGTACATGGGCTTGATGCGGGCCATGGATCGATTCCAGGAGGGGCTCGGGACGCGTTTTTCCAGCTATGCTACCTGGTGGATCCGCGAGGCCATGCAACGGGCGCTCATCCGCGCGCGCTTCATCCGCCTACCGGATTATCTGGCCAAGTCGCTCCATGCCCTGCAGCAAAAATCCCTGGACGAGGTCGACGGTCACGATGCCCAGCGTGCCCAGCGCCGCGAAGCCCTGGGCGTGCGCGACAGCACCATGCGTGCCCTGGATTTTGCCGATGTCCGGGTCTGCTCCCTGGACGAGGAAATGGCAGACGGCCCCAGTCGCATTGAGCAGGTGGTGGGCAACGTGGCCTCGCCGGCCCAGGATTACGATCGCGATGCGAGCGTGCGCGCCCTGCGCGAGCACCTCAAGCTCCTCAACGAGAAACAGCGTGAAGTGATGATCTACCGCTTTGGCCTGCACGGCGACGCGCCCATGACCCTGGAGGCCATTGCCGAGCGCCTGGGCGTCAGCCGCGAGGCGGTGCGACAGCTACAGGTGCGCGCCCTGCTGCGCCTGCGTCAGGCTTTGAGCGAGAGCGGCTGGGAAGGATAA
- the rdgB gene encoding RdgB/HAM1 family non-canonical purine NTP pyrophosphatase: MALSREWLLATHNRGKVAELAPSLQGYGVRLRTLADFDLPSPEENGGSFLENALLKARAGFSATGLPTLAEDSGLCVAALDGAPGIHSARFAGPDADDAENNRLLLERMRGLRPEERTAHFHCCMVLLHRSDDPEPLVAQGLWSGSIADAALGTGGFGYDPVFIPFGDLLTAAQLEPEIKRLRSHRAMAIRSLLALLDALYPSQPLSLKA; encoded by the coding sequence TTGGCCCTGAGTCGCGAGTGGTTACTGGCCACGCATAATCGGGGAAAAGTAGCTGAACTGGCACCCTCGCTGCAGGGGTATGGCGTGCGCCTGCGCACCCTGGCGGACTTTGACCTGCCGAGCCCCGAGGAAAACGGTGGGAGCTTTCTGGAGAATGCGCTGCTCAAGGCACGGGCGGGGTTTTCCGCCACGGGTCTACCAACCTTGGCCGAAGATTCCGGTCTCTGTGTGGCGGCCCTGGATGGTGCTCCGGGTATCCACTCCGCCCGTTTCGCCGGACCGGATGCCGACGATGCCGAGAACAATCGGCTACTTCTGGAGCGTATGCGCGGATTGCGTCCAGAGGAACGCACTGCCCACTTCCACTGCTGCATGGTACTGCTGCATCGCAGCGATGACCCGGAGCCGCTGGTGGCACAGGGTCTGTGGTCCGGTAGTATTGCCGACGCAGCGCTGGGCACTGGTGGTTTCGGTTACGATCCCGTCTTCATCCCTTTTGGCGATCTGCTGACGGCAGCCCAGCTGGAGCCTGAGATCAAGCGCCTGCGCAGTCACCGGGCCATGGCTATCCGGAGTCTGTTGGCCCTACTCGACGCGCTTTATCCTTCCCAGCCGCTCTCGCTCAAAGCCTGA